GATAATCAGGGTGCGGACCTTGCCTCGTGGACCCCGCAGCAAACGATCCAAAATCGGCAGCACAAAAGCCGCTGTTTTGCCGGTTCCGGTCTGGGCAAGGCCCATAACGTCTTTACCTGCAAGGACCGGCGGGATTGCCTGCACCTGGATAGGAGTCGGAATTTCGTAGCCGAGCGCCTTGACGCCTGCCGTTATTTGCGGATGAAGCTTAAACGAACTAAAACTCATAGTTATCTTCCTTATAAAGAGAAATTAGTAGCTGAAGCAGGGTATGACCGAAGATTATCGTTTTACAGGAAAGTTTTTTGGACGAACTTTAAAATGACTCTCTAACACGGCTTTTAGTCAGTACTTCATTACTTAACCCATAGTATAAGCTTATTCGGCAGCCCCGTCAAGCGACTTCCAACAACCTTCCGGGAATGAGTGTTATGCGCCCCCGGCAGAGCCAGAGGTTTTCCTGATAAATACACCAATTCGGATTCATACATAGCACCCAGAGGGTACCCGGGTAACGAAGTTACCTGTCCGTCATAGCCAAGGGACAGGCGGGAATGAACCTCCCCGCAGTAGAGCTGCGAGGTATCAGCGGATTGGGGAACATGATTACTCCCCCCTCACCCTACCCTCTCCCGCAAGAAGCGAGGGAATGTGGTTGCCTCAAAGCAGAGCTTCGAGGAATCTATTGATTGAAGGCAAATTGGTATTATCCCCCGCCAAGCAGGATTAGAGAAACTGTTATTGTATCCCCGTCCTGGAGTCCGGTATCCAGGCCTTGTGGAAGGGTATAATAAAGTACATCGTTCAGGCGTACCTCGAAAAGGTCGTCAAGCCTTAGTTCCCCTGTACGGGAGTCGATGATTTCCTTAACAAAATGGGTATCCGCGAGGACCTTATTAAGGAAATCCCTCAACGTGCCGGTTTCCATTTTCACTTCATCCGGTATTTCAGGGATATTTATCATCTTCTTTACTTTTAGCTTCATGCCGGCATCCGGAACTTATACCAATTCGGATTCATACATAGCACCCAGAGGGTACCCGGGCAACGAGGAACACCCGCAAGCGGGTACCCGGGCGGGGCATACAAGGGTTTATTTAGCTCACACAGTGAGCGAGAAGGGAAGGCTCCGACAGCTTTGCTGCGGGAGGGGGCGACGTAAGCCCCAGAAATAGCGGAGCACGACGACGAGGTAACGAAGTTATATGATTGAAGGCGAATTGGTATTATATTTTCCTCTCGTATCTCTGCCAGTATTTTTCCCTTATCTGCCGCTTAAGTATCTTCCCCTGGGGGTTCTTGGGCAGAGATTCGACAAATTCCACTGATCTCGGGGCTTTGTACCGGGCAAGGTGTTCCTTGCAGAAAGCGATGATTTCATCGCTCCCCACCTCTTGCCCTTCTTTCAAAGTCACCACTGCATGTACCCGCTCCACCCATCTCTCGTCGGGTACACCAATGACAGCAGCTTCCAACACTGCTTGGTGTCTGTAAAGGACTTCTTCAATTTCCCTGGGAAAGACATTCTCCCCGCCTGTGATGATCATGTCTTTCTTCCTGTCCACGATATAGATGAAGCCTTTTTCGTCATAATAACCCATATCACCGGTATGGAGCCATCCATCGATCATAACATTATGTGTTTCATCAGGCTTGCGCCAGTAGCCCATCATCACAGATTTGCTCTGTACCACAATTTCTCCCACCACGTGAGGCTTTACATCATTACCATCCTCATCCACAATTCTTGCATGGACCCAGATGCAAGGCTGCCCGCAGGAAGCAAGCACTTTTTGTTCTTCAGGAGACATATCCGGAACCTGATGGAATTCCAGTGAAAGAATGGCTATATCAGGCCCGGATTCTGACTGTCCGTAACCCTGTCCGAAAATCGGCCCGAATCGGGTAATGCCTTTCTGCAGAAGTTCTAACGGCATGGGGGAGGCTGCATACCATATCTGCTTGAGACTTGTCAGATTGTACTTATTAATGTCGGGCAAAGCCAGCATGCCTACAAGCTGAGTGGGAACAATATGTATATCCGTTGCCCGCTCATCCTGAATGGTCTGAAGGGTAGCTGCGGGATCAAAAGACCTCTGAGTCATTATCACGTTACTTGCACCCACATAAAAGAAGGCCCAGAAATGGGACCAGCCGCCGATATGGAACAGGGGCAGGATCATGACGTGTTTGTTGTTCGGTTGAAGACCCGCTGTGAGCACCTTGGTACGTGCCTCTTCCAGCTTACGGAAATGGTTGTAGATTGCACCACGGGGAACACCGGTGGTTCCACTGGTATAAAAGATTACGAAGGGGTCGTCCTCTTCAACCTGTACATCCGGCTCTTCTTTTGAAAATGTTTCGATCAGTGTATTATAGGTAAGCATTCCCGGAACAATCCCCTCAAGGGAGATATAATGTCTCACCCCTTGCAGGCGGGG
The sequence above is drawn from the Pseudomonadota bacterium genome and encodes:
- a CDS encoding long-chain-fatty-acid--CoA ligase, with the translated sequence MPETLILKELSRYPIGTYADIIYRNALLRPDRNAFIYGAQRISFSQYNIRVNSLIHALQELGLKKGDGIGILSWNCLEYTDVYGAGMKGGFIVSPFSPRMQADELDYIINYSEVKVLFLGPELVEIIDQLRPRLQGVRHYISLEGIVPGMLTYNTLIETFSKEEPDVQVEEDDPFVIFYTSGTTGVPRGAIYNHFRKLEEARTKVLTAGLQPNNKHVMILPLFHIGGWSHFWAFFYVGASNVIMTQRSFDPAATLQTIQDERATDIHIVPTQLVGMLALPDINKYNLTSLKQIWYAASPMPLELLQKGITRFGPIFGQGYGQSESGPDIAILSLEFHQVPDMSPEEQKVLASCGQPCIWVHARIVDEDGNDVKPHVVGEIVVQSKSVMMGYWRKPDETHNVMIDGWLHTGDMGYYDEKGFIYIVDRKKDMIITGGENVFPREIEEVLYRHQAVLEAAVIGVPDERWVERVHAVVTLKEGQEVGSDEIIAFCKEHLARYKAPRSVEFVESLPKNPQGKILKRQIREKYWQRYERKI